One genomic region from Frateuria soli encodes:
- a CDS encoding NADP-dependent oxidoreductase — translation MTSPARINRQVTLASRPVGAPTAANFALAERPVPDPGDGELLLRNIYLSLDPYMRGRMSDAESYAAPVAVGDVMVGGTVARVLASRHPDWQAGDLVLAYGGWQDYALSGGQGLHRLDPGMARPSLALGVLGMPGFTAYMGLLDIGEPKPGETVVVAAASGAVGSVVGQIAKLKGCHVVGIAGGGEKCGYVVDELGFDACADHRAEDFPQQLEAACRQGIDVYFENVGGAVFDAVLPLLNTRARVPLCGLVAQYNDTGLPPGPDRMGLLMRTLLTRRIRMQGFIIFEDYGSRYGEFLAAMGEWVRQGKIKYREDVVDGLENAPQAFIGMLQGRNFGKLVVRLDGE, via the coding sequence ATGACATCCCCTGCCCGCATCAACCGCCAGGTCACCCTGGCTTCGCGCCCCGTCGGTGCGCCGACCGCGGCCAACTTCGCGCTGGCCGAGCGGCCAGTCCCGGACCCCGGCGACGGCGAGCTGCTGCTGCGCAACATCTATCTCTCGCTCGATCCCTACATGCGCGGGCGCATGAGCGACGCGGAGTCCTATGCCGCGCCGGTGGCGGTGGGCGACGTGATGGTCGGCGGCACGGTGGCGCGGGTGCTGGCCTCCCGGCATCCGGACTGGCAGGCCGGCGACCTGGTGCTGGCCTACGGTGGCTGGCAGGACTACGCGTTGTCGGGCGGCCAGGGCCTGCACCGGCTGGACCCGGGCATGGCACGTCCCTCGCTGGCGCTCGGCGTGCTGGGCATGCCGGGCTTCACGGCTTACATGGGGCTGCTGGACATCGGCGAGCCCAAGCCAGGCGAGACGGTGGTGGTGGCCGCGGCGAGCGGCGCGGTGGGATCGGTGGTGGGCCAGATCGCCAAGCTCAAGGGCTGCCACGTGGTGGGTATCGCCGGCGGCGGCGAGAAGTGCGGTTACGTGGTGGACGAACTGGGCTTCGATGCCTGCGCCGACCACCGCGCCGAGGATTTTCCCCAGCAACTGGAGGCCGCCTGCCGCCAGGGCATCGACGTGTACTTCGAGAACGTCGGCGGCGCGGTGTTCGATGCGGTGCTGCCGTTGCTCAACACCCGGGCGCGCGTGCCGCTGTGCGGGCTGGTCGCGCAGTACAACGACACCGGCCTGCCGCCCGGCCCCGATCGCATGGGCCTGCTCATGCGCACCTTGCTGACCAGGCGCATCCGGATGCAGGGCTTCATCATTTTCGAGGACTACGGCTCCCGCTACGGCGAATTCCTGGCGGCCATGGGTGAATGGGTACGACAGGGAAAGATCAAGTACCGCGAGGATGTCGTCGACGGCCTGGAGAATGCACCGCAGGCGTTCATCGGCATGCTGCAGGGGCGAAACTTCGGCAAGCTGGTGGTCCGCCTCGACGGCGAGTGA
- a CDS encoding flavodoxin domain-containing protein, whose translation MSLRIAAASAAVSPPWIAIARPAEEPSPGPSLLLAYATQTGVAEHHARDTAARLRRAGVAVQLLEFDALTPEVLAARPRALLVVSTTYDGDPPDMAQAFCERMGTPAALSGLHYGLLSLGDRCYREFCGFGRRLHAWLQISGAQAGFPTVEVDDEDADALAEWHRQVDAWLVRDMRPAHPVGL comes from the coding sequence GTGAGTCTGCGGATCGCCGCCGCGAGTGCGGCGGTTTCGCCGCCGTGGATCGCGATCGCCCGGCCCGCGGAGGAACCGTCACCCGGGCCGTCGCTGTTGCTCGCCTACGCCACCCAGACCGGCGTGGCCGAACACCACGCGCGTGACACCGCGGCACGCCTGCGGCGCGCCGGCGTGGCCGTGCAGTTGCTGGAGTTCGACGCCTTGACACCCGAAGTGCTAGCCGCCCGTCCGCGCGCACTGCTGGTCGTCAGCACCACCTACGACGGCGATCCACCGGACATGGCGCAGGCGTTCTGTGAACGCATGGGCACACCCGCCGCGCTGAGTGGACTGCATTACGGCCTGTTGTCGCTCGGTGACCGCTGCTACCGCGAGTTCTGCGGCTTCGGACGACGCCTGCACGCCTGGCTGCAGATCAGCGGCGCCCAGGCCGGGTTCCCTACCGTGGAAGTGGACGACGAGGACGCCGACGCGCTGGCCGAGTGGCACCGGCAAGTGGACGCATGGTTGGTCCGGGACATGCGTCCGGCGCATCCGGTGGGCCTGTAG
- a CDS encoding ATPase domain-containing protein produces the protein MMEQASLGVAGLDDVLSGGLTRGCLFLLEGSPGTGKTTLGLQFLLAGREAGERVLYVTMSETEQELRNTAASHGWSLDGVEIFELVPPENLLDEAQQQSLLYSSDLELGETTSRIFEAFERLNPDRVVLDSLAEIRLLAQGSLRYRRQVLSLKHYFARTHATVLMLDDLTSETNDKTVHSVAHGVLRLEELSPDYGAERRRLRVIKYRGRQYRGGYHDFAIRKGGVQVFPRLVSGEHGEYFVRDRLPCPSPQFSALLGGGIERGSSVLVLGPAGTGKSLLVLSFAVSAVARGERAALFIFDEEKALFIQRALGVGIDVQQMIDSNQLIIEQVDAAQMTPGEFSSRVREHVEKGVRTVAIDSLNGYQAAMPQEQALVLHIHELLQFLNRSAITTYLTVAQHGLVGDMRTPVDVTYLADTVILLRYFEALGRVRRAISVVKKRAGAHEDTIREYRIDRGGFLLGEPLTQFQGVLRGVPNISADDARDRLLPDRP, from the coding sequence ATGATGGAGCAGGCCTCCCTTGGCGTGGCCGGGCTCGACGATGTCCTGAGCGGCGGCCTGACCCGGGGCTGCCTGTTCCTGCTGGAGGGTAGCCCGGGTACGGGCAAGACCACCCTGGGGTTGCAGTTCCTGCTCGCCGGCCGCGAGGCCGGCGAGCGGGTGCTCTACGTGACCATGTCCGAAACCGAGCAAGAGCTGCGCAACACCGCCGCTTCGCATGGCTGGTCGCTCGACGGCGTGGAGATTTTCGAACTGGTGCCGCCGGAAAACCTGCTGGACGAGGCCCAGCAGCAGAGCCTGCTGTACTCCTCCGACCTCGAGCTGGGCGAGACTACCAGCCGCATTTTCGAGGCGTTCGAGCGGCTGAACCCCGACCGGGTGGTGCTGGACAGCCTGGCGGAGATCCGGTTGCTGGCGCAGGGGTCCCTGCGCTACCGCCGCCAGGTGCTTTCGCTCAAGCACTATTTCGCGCGCACCCATGCCACGGTGCTGATGCTGGACGACCTGACCAGCGAGACCAACGACAAGACCGTGCACAGCGTGGCGCATGGCGTGCTGCGCCTGGAGGAGCTCTCGCCCGACTACGGCGCCGAGCGCCGGCGCCTGCGCGTGATCAAGTACCGGGGGCGGCAGTACCGCGGTGGCTACCACGATTTCGCCATTCGCAAGGGCGGTGTGCAGGTATTCCCGCGGCTGGTGTCCGGCGAGCACGGCGAATACTTCGTGCGCGACCGGCTGCCATGCCCGTCGCCCCAGTTCAGCGCCTTGCTCGGCGGCGGGATCGAGCGTGGCTCCAGCGTGCTGGTACTCGGTCCGGCCGGCACCGGCAAGTCGTTGCTCGTGCTCTCCTTCGCCGTCAGCGCGGTCGCGCGTGGCGAGCGCGCCGCTCTGTTCATCTTCGACGAGGAAAAGGCGCTCTTCATCCAGCGCGCGCTGGGCGTGGGCATCGACGTGCAGCAGATGATCGACAGCAACCAGCTGATCATCGAGCAGGTCGACGCCGCGCAGATGACGCCCGGGGAGTTCTCCAGCCGCGTGCGCGAGCACGTGGAAAAGGGGGTGCGCACCGTGGCGATCGACAGCCTCAACGGCTACCAGGCGGCCATGCCCCAGGAGCAGGCGCTGGTGCTGCACATCCACGAGCTGCTGCAGTTCCTCAACCGCAGCGCGATCACCACCTACCTGACCGTGGCCCAGCACGGCCTGGTCGGGGACATGAGGACGCCGGTGGACGTGACCTACCTTGCCGACACGGTCATCCTGCTGCGCTATTTCGAGGCGCTGGGACGGGTGCGGCGCGCGATCTCCGTGGTAAAGAAACGCGCCGGTGCGCATGAGGACACCATCCGCGAGTACCGCATCGATCGCGGCGGGTTCCTGCTGGGCGAGCCCTTGACCCAGTTCCAGGGGGTGCTGCGCGGCGTTCCCAACATCTCCGCGGACGATGCACGCGATCGCCTGCTGCCGGACCGACCGTGA
- a CDS encoding tyrosinase family protein, with protein sequence MISRRRFIQSSLSLALVPLLPRVAFSASLSVRPSWPVFCLSPQLQSLCNAVAAMKALKDVTSPNSWNYWAETHRANCPHGQAYFLAWHRGFIHRFEAKVREISGDASLVLPYWNYYDSPTVPSEFLDPYSPLYRGDRTGSDVSGALSYDAFADTVIRFQRGRTNAFEAILETRPHNRVHNLVGGALSSISISPRDPLFWVHHANIDRLWVAWLKAGGGRKEPLTTNTYWSGNFSYGTAVDGMPRVWTADTTTYLGYQYDNETMPSQSTSAARAAGALAMTAAPMRPATRVSVPFGKSRALSLDEQSLNVDVGLSATDAARVRSLMLQPAATGSTADGPVRVVLDGVHLTGLGQKGGYFYNVYLNLPAQPGTGKAAGAYLLGSVGPFEISVARMKASMKGMQGMADMPAPAASPGHGARLVFPATEVLQRIWPDSLDKLSVSFVRVDGSRHPTRGVVMKVDAFRVEADPSM encoded by the coding sequence ATGATTTCCAGAAGGCGTTTCATTCAGTCTTCGCTTTCGCTGGCGCTGGTTCCGCTGTTGCCGCGGGTGGCCTTTTCCGCCTCCCTGAGCGTGCGGCCCAGCTGGCCGGTGTTCTGCCTCAGCCCCCAGTTGCAGTCCCTCTGCAATGCCGTCGCCGCGATGAAGGCACTCAAGGATGTCACCAGCCCGAACAGCTGGAACTACTGGGCCGAGACGCATCGGGCGAACTGTCCCCATGGCCAGGCGTACTTCCTGGCGTGGCACCGCGGTTTCATCCATCGCTTCGAAGCGAAGGTGCGGGAGATTTCCGGTGATGCCAGCCTGGTGCTGCCGTACTGGAACTACTACGACTCGCCGACCGTACCGTCCGAATTCCTGGATCCCTACTCGCCGCTGTATCGCGGCGACCGCACCGGCAGCGACGTCAGCGGGGCGCTCAGCTACGACGCTTTCGCCGACACCGTCATCCGCTTCCAGCGCGGCAGGACCAATGCGTTCGAAGCCATCCTGGAGACGCGTCCGCACAACCGCGTACACAACCTGGTCGGCGGCGCGCTGTCCTCGATCAGCATCTCGCCCCGGGATCCGTTGTTCTGGGTGCACCACGCCAACATCGACCGGCTCTGGGTCGCCTGGCTCAAGGCCGGCGGCGGACGCAAGGAACCCCTGACCACCAACACCTACTGGTCGGGCAACTTCTCTTACGGCACGGCCGTGGATGGCATGCCGCGCGTATGGACCGCCGATACCACGACCTACCTCGGCTACCAGTACGACAACGAAACCATGCCAAGCCAGTCGACCAGCGCCGCGCGGGCCGCCGGTGCGCTGGCCATGACTGCCGCGCCGATGCGTCCCGCCACCCGCGTGAGCGTGCCGTTCGGCAAGTCGCGCGCGCTGTCGCTCGATGAGCAGTCGCTCAATGTCGATGTGGGTCTCAGCGCGACCGATGCCGCCCGCGTGCGTTCGCTCATGCTGCAGCCGGCCGCGACCGGTTCGACGGCGGACGGCCCGGTGCGAGTCGTCCTCGATGGCGTGCACCTGACCGGCCTTGGCCAGAAGGGCGGCTACTTCTACAACGTCTATCTCAACCTGCCCGCGCAGCCCGGTACGGGCAAGGCCGCCGGCGCCTATCTGCTCGGTTCGGTGGGGCCGTTCGAGATCAGCGTGGCACGGATGAAGGCGAGCATGAAGGGTATGCAGGGCATGGCGGACATGCCAGCTCCGGCGGCCTCGCCGGGCCACGGCGCGCGGCTGGTATTCCCGGCCACCGAGGTGCTGCAGAGGATCTGGCCGGACAGCCTGGACAAACTCAGCGTCTCCTTCGTGCGGGTCGACGGCAGCAGGCACCCGACCAGGGGCGTGGTGATGAAGGTCGACGCATTCCGCGTCGAAGCCGACCCGTCGATGTGA
- a CDS encoding glucose 1-dehydrogenase: MTHAPAIDDYDAQPLQDRVVLVTGGAQGIGRGIAQAVLGAGGRVLIGDLDREAGRACLAEWNVGERAAFTPLDVAREGSVRRWVQAALARFGRIDGLVNNAGLADPHRAPLASLSLADWNRYLATNLTGTFLCSKHALPALAETDGAIVNIASTRALQSEPDTEAYAASKGGMLAFTHALAISAGPSVRVNAILPGWIATDAWQKPAARHAPKLSRRDHAQHPAGRVGTPRDIGALAVYLLSAQSAFVTGQRFVIDGGMTVKMQYA; the protein is encoded by the coding sequence ATGACCCACGCTCCCGCCATCGACGACTACGACGCCCAGCCACTCCAGGACCGCGTAGTGCTGGTCACCGGCGGCGCCCAGGGCATCGGGCGCGGCATCGCGCAGGCGGTGCTGGGCGCGGGCGGGCGGGTGTTGATCGGCGACCTGGACCGGGAGGCCGGCCGCGCCTGCCTGGCCGAGTGGAACGTGGGCGAACGGGCCGCCTTCACACCGCTGGACGTTGCGCGCGAGGGCAGCGTGCGGCGCTGGGTGCAGGCGGCGCTTGCACGCTTCGGGCGCATCGACGGACTGGTCAACAACGCCGGCCTGGCCGACCCTCACCGCGCACCGCTGGCCTCGCTGTCGCTGGCCGACTGGAACCGCTACCTCGCCACCAACCTCACCGGCACGTTCCTGTGCAGCAAGCACGCCCTGCCCGCGCTGGCCGAAACCGACGGCGCGATCGTCAACATCGCGTCGACCCGCGCGCTGCAGTCCGAACCGGACACCGAAGCCTACGCGGCGAGCAAGGGCGGCATGCTGGCCTTCACCCACGCACTGGCGATCAGCGCCGGTCCATCGGTGCGGGTGAATGCGATCCTGCCTGGCTGGATCGCCACCGACGCGTGGCAGAAACCCGCCGCGCGCCACGCGCCGAAGCTCAGCCGCAGGGACCACGCGCAGCATCCGGCCGGGCGCGTCGGTACGCCACGGGACATCGGCGCGCTGGCCGTCTACCTGCTGTCCGCGCAATCGGCGTTCGTCACCGGGCAGCGCTTCGTGATCGATGGCGGCATGACGGTGAAGATGCAGTACGCCTGA
- a CDS encoding sensor histidine kinase, which produces MESLIIAVLSRKRPPAVLGYLVSIALVLAVAWLEHLFPSALHRYLPFLLVVFFVALFFGRPQGLLATLVSAALGDGVPDFMFTGRVPGPEEALFLVLFLVVGSAMALLIESLRSVVCKLMETQAETSLLLDELAHRTRNDLMMVASVLGLQAMRQTDPHARSALESAVARVRVIAEAQERLRKSGKHGKVEVASYLRALGHGLAELLRDVRPITVRVEASPMDLDASVAVSIGLMTNELVTNAFKYAFPEGRGGTVQIVLERAGEGIVLSVRDDGIGAPPARRDGLGTRLVRLLASHLGGRVEPVTVAQGHRVDVRLPVKPAAATPAVSAPSS; this is translated from the coding sequence ATGGAAAGCCTGATCATCGCGGTACTGTCCAGGAAGCGGCCTCCCGCCGTCCTCGGCTATCTCGTATCCATCGCGCTGGTGCTTGCCGTTGCCTGGCTCGAGCACCTCTTTCCCTCCGCACTGCACCGCTACCTGCCGTTCCTGCTGGTGGTGTTCTTCGTGGCGTTGTTCTTCGGTCGCCCGCAGGGCCTTCTGGCAACATTGGTCAGCGCCGCGCTCGGCGACGGCGTTCCCGATTTCATGTTCACCGGCCGGGTGCCCGGGCCGGAAGAGGCGCTTTTCCTGGTGCTCTTCCTTGTGGTTGGCTCGGCCATGGCGCTGCTGATCGAGTCGCTGCGCTCGGTCGTCTGCAAGCTGATGGAGACCCAGGCCGAAACCTCGTTGCTGCTGGACGAACTGGCCCACCGCACGCGCAACGACCTGATGATGGTCGCCTCGGTGCTCGGGCTGCAGGCGATGCGCCAGACCGACCCGCATGCGCGCTCCGCGCTCGAGTCGGCGGTGGCGCGCGTGCGGGTGATTGCCGAGGCCCAGGAACGCCTGCGCAAATCCGGCAAGCACGGCAAGGTCGAAGTGGCCAGCTACCTGCGCGCGCTCGGCCACGGCCTGGCCGAACTGCTGCGCGACGTTCGCCCCATCACGGTGCGGGTGGAGGCCAGCCCCATGGACTTGGACGCCTCGGTAGCCGTGTCCATCGGGCTGATGACCAACGAACTGGTCACCAACGCGTTCAAGTACGCCTTCCCCGAGGGCCGGGGCGGCACAGTCCAGATCGTGCTTGAACGCGCCGGCGAGGGCATCGTCCTCAGCGTGCGGGACGACGGCATCGGTGCGCCGCCTGCGCGCAGGGACGGCCTGGGCACGCGCCTGGTGCGGCTGCTCGCGTCGCACCTGGGCGGCAGGGTCGAACCCGTGACCGTCGCGCAGGGCCACCGCGTCGACGTGCGGCTGCCGGTCAAGCCTGCCGCCGCGACCCCGGCGGTCAGCGCCCCCTCGTCATGA
- a CDS encoding CPBP family intramembrane glutamic endopeptidase produces MKRAIAILAWLLGFAVLDLYVNLVPRLVGVAVPVWLTYVAGFFVLLFVVCRFGLGLDRMASLGVDRPRGWARCLWAGFAIGFGIWALKNAVFLAMGKFELVGWRDAAFALPLLGTALFSMFLASAINDLMIRGYGLAFCRRFELLRWYALLTVLVYALDDAWNEGIDPGNMVFSAVLGLSLAWSVIKTGTLWMSIGIHWGGNVCYRLMSGFDGQGVPRLDHVIDAARFDYAAVAITALMFPLVVLAARWTTGEGARR; encoded by the coding sequence ATGAAACGAGCCATAGCCATCCTCGCCTGGCTGCTCGGCTTTGCCGTGCTCGACCTTTACGTCAACCTCGTGCCACGGCTGGTGGGGGTGGCGGTGCCCGTGTGGTTGACCTACGTCGCCGGGTTCTTCGTGCTGTTGTTCGTGGTGTGCCGCTTTGGACTGGGGCTCGACCGCATGGCGTCGCTGGGCGTGGACCGGCCTCGTGGCTGGGCGCGCTGCCTGTGGGCCGGCTTCGCCATCGGCTTCGGTATCTGGGCGTTGAAGAACGCCGTATTCCTCGCGATGGGCAAGTTCGAGCTCGTCGGCTGGCGCGACGCCGCCTTCGCGCTGCCGCTGCTGGGCACGGCGCTGTTTTCCATGTTCCTGGCGTCGGCGATCAACGACCTGATGATCCGCGGCTATGGCCTGGCGTTCTGCCGCCGCTTCGAACTGCTGCGCTGGTATGCGCTCCTGACGGTGTTGGTCTACGCGCTGGACGACGCCTGGAACGAGGGCATCGACCCGGGCAACATGGTGTTCTCCGCCGTGCTTGGCCTCTCGCTGGCCTGGAGCGTGATCAAGACGGGCACGCTGTGGATGAGCATCGGCATCCACTGGGGCGGCAATGTCTGCTATCGGCTGATGTCCGGTTTCGACGGCCAGGGCGTACCGCGCCTGGACCACGTCATCGACGCCGCCCGCTTCGACTACGCCGCCGTGGCCATCACCGCCCTGATGTTCCCGCTGGTGGTGCTGGCTGCCCGATGGACCACAGGGGAAGGCGCCCGGCGCTGA
- a CDS encoding acetyl-CoA hydrolase/transferase family protein yields MSQGQRIGCARLRGKVMGAEAAARFIAPHSTVGMSGFTGSGYPKAVPMALAARIEAEHAAGRPFQVRVWTGASTGPELDGALARAEGIEFRLPYNSDPLVREQINSGRMEYFDLHLSQVAPMAWQGFLGPLDTAVIEVSGITADGALIPSSSVGNNKTWIDQARQVIVEVNRWQSAALEGMHDIYYGTALPPNRVPIPIVRPGDRIGEPYLRCDPDKVVAVVETDAPDRNLPFKAPDAAARAIAGHLLEFLRHEVKVGRLPAALLPIQSGVGNIPNAVLGGLLDSPFERMNAYTEVIQDGMLDLLAAGRLGVISATGFSLSPEAAAAFNADVARYRERILLRPQEISNHPEVIRRLGCLAMNGLIEADIYGAVNSTHVMGSRIQNGIGGSGDFARNAYISIFMTPSTAKDGRISAIVPQASHVDHIPQDVQVLVTEQGLADLRGLSPKQRARLIIDRCAHPDYRPALADYFERARAHSYGQQSPSLLTEALSWHQRYIDTGTMRLPA; encoded by the coding sequence ATGAGCCAGGGGCAGCGGATCGGGTGCGCGCGCTTGCGCGGGAAGGTGATGGGGGCCGAAGCGGCCGCCCGTTTCATCGCCCCGCACAGCACCGTGGGCATGAGCGGCTTCACCGGTTCGGGCTACCCCAAGGCGGTGCCGATGGCACTGGCCGCGCGCATCGAGGCCGAGCACGCGGCCGGGCGACCGTTCCAGGTGCGGGTGTGGACGGGCGCATCGACCGGGCCAGAGCTGGATGGCGCGCTGGCACGTGCCGAGGGCATCGAGTTCCGCCTGCCCTACAACTCCGACCCGCTGGTGCGCGAGCAGATCAACTCCGGCCGGATGGAGTACTTCGACCTGCACCTGAGCCAGGTCGCGCCGATGGCCTGGCAGGGGTTCCTGGGGCCGCTGGATACGGCGGTGATCGAAGTCAGCGGCATCACGGCCGATGGCGCACTCATCCCCTCTTCCTCGGTGGGCAACAACAAGACCTGGATCGACCAGGCGCGCCAGGTGATCGTGGAGGTCAACCGCTGGCAGAGCGCGGCGCTCGAGGGCATGCACGACATCTACTACGGCACGGCGCTGCCGCCGAACCGCGTACCGATCCCGATCGTGCGGCCCGGCGACCGCATTGGCGAGCCCTACCTCCGCTGTGATCCGGACAAGGTGGTCGCGGTGGTGGAGACCGACGCGCCCGACCGCAACCTGCCGTTCAAGGCGCCGGACGCGGCCGCCCGCGCGATTGCCGGCCACCTGCTCGAGTTCCTGCGCCACGAGGTCAAGGTCGGGCGCCTGCCGGCGGCGCTGCTGCCGATCCAGTCGGGTGTGGGCAACATCCCCAACGCCGTGCTCGGCGGGTTGCTGGACAGTCCGTTCGAGCGCATGAATGCGTACACCGAAGTGATCCAGGACGGCATGCTCGACCTGCTGGCCGCCGGCCGGCTGGGCGTGATCTCGGCCACCGGCTTCTCGCTGAGTCCCGAGGCGGCGGCCGCGTTCAATGCCGATGTGGCGCGCTATCGCGAGCGCATCCTGTTGCGGCCGCAGGAGATCAGCAATCACCCGGAGGTGATCCGCCGGCTCGGCTGCCTGGCCATGAACGGGCTGATCGAGGCGGACATCTACGGTGCCGTCAACTCCACCCACGTGATGGGCTCGCGCATCCAGAACGGCATCGGCGGCTCGGGCGACTTCGCGCGCAACGCCTACATCTCGATCTTCATGACGCCTTCCACGGCCAAGGACGGGCGCATCTCGGCGATCGTGCCGCAGGCCAGCCACGTCGATCACATCCCGCAGGACGTGCAAGTGCTCGTGACCGAGCAGGGGCTGGCCGACCTGCGCGGGCTGTCGCCCAAGCAGCGCGCGCGCCTGATCATCGACCGCTGCGCGCATCCGGATTACCGCCCGGCGCTGGCCGACTATTTCGAACGGGCGCGGGCGCATTCGTACGGGCAGCAATCGCCTTCGTTGCTCACCGAGGCGTTGTCCTGGCACCAGCGTTATATCGACACGGGCACGATGCGCCTTCCAGCCTAG
- a CDS encoding hybrid sensor histidine kinase/response regulator, whose protein sequence is MIPHLSERALVLAPHGRDAQVAAAILAEARIRSVASPSIEALVAGMAAGAGFAVVTEESLLEADLQPLSAWLEAQPEWSDFPFILVTRRGGIERNPGSARLLAVLGNVTFLERPFHPTTLVSLAQSALRGRRRQYEARARLAELHDSEQRFRAAVRAVQGVLWTNNAQGEMDGEQPAWANLTGQDAAAYRGLGWVNALHPDDVQPTLDAWHAAREERRMFKFEHRVRTREGGWLIFSVRAIPTFDRYGHIREWVGVHTDVTDQRATEQSLRELTATLEQRVIEESAAREDALAKLHEAQKLETIGQLTGGVAHDFNNLLMPITGTLDMLHRRVGDADPRAARLITGALQSAERAKILVQRLLGFARRQTLQTQPVELAHLLEGMHDLIKSSVGSTIMVRTDFPDNLPRVLADPHQLELAILNLCVNARDAMPGGGTLTIELARMDESSAGPEQHSPGGYVRMAVTDTGVGMDRETLARAVEPFFSTKETGRGTGLGLSMVHGLAGQLGGHFAIDSTPGVGTRVALWLPVTAGAPVALKRDAGRVPPPQRPLDLMLVDDEQLVREGTAAMLRELGHRVVEASSAGEALDKLREGLHVDLMVTDYKMPRMDGAEFARRLRASRPDLPVLLITGYSGDAEGTQGLTRLGKPFRQADIALAIEQLVHVQPTKEVGARAMR, encoded by the coding sequence GTGATCCCACACCTTTCCGAGCGCGCCCTCGTCCTGGCGCCCCACGGCCGCGATGCGCAGGTGGCCGCAGCAATCCTGGCCGAGGCGCGGATCCGTTCCGTCGCTTCGCCCTCGATCGAGGCGCTGGTGGCCGGCATGGCCGCCGGCGCCGGCTTCGCGGTGGTGACCGAGGAAAGCCTGCTGGAGGCCGACCTGCAGCCGCTCTCGGCCTGGCTGGAAGCACAGCCGGAGTGGTCCGACTTTCCGTTCATCCTGGTCACGCGCCGCGGCGGCATCGAGCGCAACCCGGGCTCCGCGCGCCTGCTCGCGGTGCTGGGCAACGTCACCTTCCTGGAACGACCCTTCCATCCGACCACGCTGGTGAGCCTTGCACAGTCGGCTTTGCGCGGTCGCCGCCGCCAATACGAGGCGCGAGCCCGCCTGGCCGAGCTGCACGACAGCGAGCAGCGTTTCCGCGCTGCCGTCCGGGCCGTGCAGGGCGTGCTGTGGACCAACAATGCGCAGGGCGAGATGGATGGCGAGCAGCCTGCCTGGGCGAACCTGACGGGCCAGGACGCGGCCGCCTACCGGGGACTGGGTTGGGTCAACGCCTTACACCCGGACGACGTGCAGCCGACCCTCGATGCCTGGCACGCCGCGCGCGAGGAACGGCGCATGTTCAAGTTCGAGCATCGCGTACGCACGCGGGAGGGCGGCTGGCTGATCTTCAGCGTGCGGGCCATTCCCACGTTCGACCGCTACGGGCACATCCGTGAGTGGGTGGGCGTCCATACCGACGTGACCGACCAGCGCGCCACCGAACAGTCCCTGCGCGAACTGACCGCCACGCTGGAGCAACGCGTGATCGAGGAGTCGGCCGCCCGCGAGGACGCGCTGGCCAAGCTGCACGAGGCGCAGAAGCTGGAAACCATTGGCCAGCTGACCGGCGGCGTGGCGCACGACTTCAACAACCTGCTGATGCCCATCACGGGCACCCTGGACATGCTGCATCGACGCGTCGGCGATGCCGACCCGCGCGCGGCCCGCCTGATCACCGGCGCCCTGCAATCGGCCGAGCGGGCCAAGATCCTGGTGCAGCGCCTGCTCGGTTTCGCGCGTCGGCAAACCCTGCAGACGCAGCCGGTGGAACTGGCGCACCTGCTCGAAGGCATGCACGACCTGATCAAGAGCTCGGTCGGTTCCACCATCATGGTGCGCACGGATTTCCCCGACAACCTGCCGCGGGTCCTGGCCGATCCGCATCAGCTGGAGCTGGCGATCCTCAACCTCTGCGTCAACGCCCGCGACGCCATGCCCGGCGGCGGCACGCTCACGATCGAGCTGGCCCGGATGGACGAAAGCAGCGCCGGACCGGAGCAGCACTCTCCCGGTGGCTACGTCCGCATGGCCGTCACCGACACGGGCGTGGGCATGGATCGGGAAACCCTGGCGCGCGCGGTCGAACCGTTCTTCTCCACCAAGGAAACCGGCCGAGGTACCGGCCTGGGGCTTTCCATGGTCCATGGCCTGGCCGGCCAGCTCGGCGGGCACTTTGCGATCGACAGCACGCCGGGCGTGGGCACGCGGGTGGCGCTGTGGCTGCCGGTAACCGCGGGCGCGCCGGTCGCGCTCAAACGCGACGCCGGCCGCGTACCGCCGCCGCAGCGGCCGCTCGACCTGATGCTGGTCGACGACGAGCAACTGGTTCGCGAAGGCACCGCGGCGATGCTGCGCGAACTGGGCCATCGGGTGGTCGAAGCCAGCAGCGCGGGCGAGGCGCTGGACAAGCTGCGCGAAGGGCTGCACGTGGACCTGATGGTCACCGACTACAAGATGCCGCGCATGGACGGCGCGGAGTTCGCGCGGCGCCTGCGTGCCTCCCGTCCGGACCTGCCGGTGCTGCTGATCACAGGTTACAGCGGCGATGCCGAAGGCACCCAGGGCCTCACGCGGCTGGGCAAGCCCTTCCGCCAGGCCGACATCGCCCTGGCCATCGAGCAACTCGTGCACGTCCAGCCGACGAAAGAGGTGGGTGCCAGGGCAATGCGTTGA